In one window of Eleutherodactylus coqui strain aEleCoq1 chromosome 10, aEleCoq1.hap1, whole genome shotgun sequence DNA:
- the GCNA gene encoding germ cell nuclear acidic protein yields MMETRSLLERISDRTAAPREPSAPRSPQGGRSPPPCAHKLPWTDSDEDAPSLGSRRAKPAEARCALTSDPSAPVRDKPRSCVVITDSSDEEFEKFLTQLKTPKNSSSKALDKLSNSLKDFIVESDDEFTSIFFKSGKTSKPKKGIKTSDTGLERSQRNSASTCWDSPVFISDSDDDDSIVIKSAWRDRHRTKPKIKTDNRYKLKSVGTSGNENIPETKEWPAGHQPKDCTSGSSDEEFESLMDRIKNRTKNQTPCDSKIKPRTAVTEPAKVPCFDLTNTKERKPRPQADVLSSPYFLKDKALSAPPVRCVERTAVEKPRCPCKVEGCFLQDLSCSTSIYVKSFKQKKHELTTRLYRLYNETIFDQKLPENLEITWNKKMRKTAGYCVTGQKRPTLDRYARIELSEKVCDSADRLRDTLIHELCHAATWLINGVRDGHGQYWKFYARKTTLVHPELPMVSRCHTYEINYKFTYECSRCKNTIGRHSKSLDTEKFVCSLCKGKLVLQNTTRKDGSPSVNQLTPFAKFVKENYGSAKKEMTAMSHAEVMRKLSSDFSTKTKISK; encoded by the exons ATGATGGAGACCCGCAGCCTGCTGGAGAGGATCTCGGACCGGACGGCGGCT CCCAGAGAGCCGTCTGCCCCCCGGAGCCCGCAGGGTGGTCGCAGCCCTCCGCCCTGTGCGCACAAACTACCATGGACCGACTCAGACGAGGACGCCCCGTCACTGGGAAGCAGGAGGGCCAAGCCAGCAG AAGCCAGATGTGCGCTGACCAGCGATCCCTCCGCTCCCGTGAGAGACAAGCCCAG GTCCTGTGTGGTGATAACGGATTCCAGTGATGAAGAGTTTGAGAAAT TTTTAACACAACTGAAAACGCCAAAAAACTCATCAAGCAAAGCTCTGGATAAACTAAGTAACAG TTTGAAGGATTTCATCGTTGAATCCGATGATGAATTCACatcaatattttttaaaagtggaaaaacatccaAACCCAAAAAGG GCATCAAGACGTCTGATACAGGACTTGAAAGGTCCCAAAGAAACAGCGCCTCTACGTGTTGGGATTCTCCGGTGTTTATAAGTGACAGTGATGATGATGATTCCATAGTAATTAAGAGTGCCTGGCGTGACCGACATAGAACGAAGCCTAAGATAAAGACTGATAATAGGTACAAGTTAAAGTCGGTGGGAACAAGTGGCAATGAAAATATTCCTGAGACAAAGGAATGGCCAGCTGGGCATCAGCCTAAGGACTGTACTTCTGGGAGCTCTGATGAGGAGTTTGAAAGTCTAATGGACCGCATTAAAAACCGGACAAAGAACCAAACACCTTGTGACAGTAAAATCAAACCAAGGACTGCTGTAACAG AACCTGCTAAAGTGCCGTGCTTCGACCTTACAAACACAAAGGAAAGGAAACCCAGACCGCAAGCAGATGTACTGTCCAGTCCATATTTCTTGAAGGACAAAGCTCTGAGTGCGCCGCCAGTCCGTTGTGTGGAGAGGACCGCCGTAGAGAAACC GAGATGTCCATGTAAAGTAGAAGGCTGCTTCCTTCAAGATCTTTCCTGTTCAACATCCATATATGTGAAGAGCTTCAAGCAGAAGAAACACGAGTTGACGACCCGATTGTACAGGCTTTACAATGAGACCATATTTGATCAGAAG cttcctgaGAATTTAGAAATAACTTGGAATAAGAAGATGAGAAAGACAGCCGGTTACTGCGTTACGGGACAGAAGCGGCCGACGTTGGATCGGTATGCCAGGATAGAGCTCTCTGAGAAAGTTTGTGACTCAGCAG ATCGACTCAGAGATACGTTAATCCATGAACTTTGTCATGCTGCCACTTGGCTCATTAATGGAGTGAGAGATGGGCACGGGCAATACTGGAAATTTTATGCTCGAAAGACCACCCTCGTACACCCCGAGTTACCAATGGTGAGCCGATGTCACACCTATGAAATCAATTACAAGTTCACCTACGAATGTTCACGCTGCAAGAACAC AATTGGACGTCACTCCAAGTCTCTAGACACAGAGAAGTTTGTTTGTTCTTTATGTAAGGGGAAGCTCGTTCTACAGAACACAACTCGAAAAGATGGAAGTCCCTCTGTTAACCAGCTGACTCCATTTGCCAAATTTGTTAAAGAGAATTATGGGTctgcaaaaaaagaaatgaccGCAATGAGTCACGCGGAAGTGATGCGGAAACTGAGCTCTGACTTTTCCACGAAGACAAAAATATCCAAGTGA